In Benincasa hispida cultivar B227 chromosome 8, ASM972705v1, whole genome shotgun sequence, the sequence ctttttatattctttgaaaTAATGATTCCATGACATAAGTTGAAAAAAAGTTCATCAATTGAGCTATGTTAAAATTGAGGAAAACTTCCTCACTAAAAAATGTGAGAAATTAttacaatttctcaaaattcGTCATAGGATagctttttaataaaatatttctttttaaaatattattttaattaaatttgttttatctTGGATTCAAAATCTCAGATTTCCCAAGATTATGAGTTCTCATCTTGAAAATCTAGAAAATCGGTCTCCGAAATATTTTAGAATCCttcattgaaaattttaaagaaacatcattgaaacaaaattttaaaagaaaaaattaggacattttttttaacaaaactcAAACGATTAAATGttaaagattttaaaataaacttaaaagtcTTGAAATGAATAGAGAAATATTACCAAACAAGTTAACATCAATTTAATACGGAaatttatatggacaaaatacACAATTTAATCATGTATTTAAAGcgacaaacaaataaacaataatatttacaagaatATTAGAAGTTTAACTAAATATATCGGAAGTCGATCTCGGATTTTCAAACAATCGATTTTCTCAACTCAAGATTCTAGAAAATCGGACTCTCAAATATTTCTAGAATCCATTATCGTATAGTTTTTTACGGAAGTGAATATGAAtagaaaaatattaacaaaattcaaataactATTGTCAAGAATATATTAAGTTGCCCACGAAGAGAATAATAAAATAGAtatgcataaaaataaaaaataagcaaATCCTAAAAACACAATAAACAATActataattaaaatgaattaagtaaatcaaatcaaaatgcTAATTATATAGATAAATAGATAATTCTTTCATGTTAAAAtgcaaaaatataaataaaacagaaaataaagataaatataaaaaataaacaaaatttaacgATAAactaacaattaaaaaatagtaaataaacagaaaataataataataaccaattttttttataaaaaaaaagttattttctttaaaaaaaaataataataacaaggtGGGTTGGTAGCCCACTGAAATAGGCGTTAGTGGCTCGCAAcacataaaaaaattgaattttatttatatatatatattttttaattaaatgatctttttttgttttttttttccctttttcaatctaatttgtttttctttttaattcggTTCCTTGTCGTTACAATCATCAGAGACAAAATACAAGGAAGAGAATGTTAGAGGGAGGGAGATTTAGATCGATCTATCAAATAATTTGGTTTGAAATTTGTCTCTCCATGTGTATATAAAATgtgtttttttcctaatttcaatttttttgttccAAAAAGATGCTAGTTTGTAAAATTCTAACATAACCTACAACTTCAtttcataaaatatattaactTTAGATCACGTTTACTCCCAGAAAATGTAATCAACCAATCGTAATATGAAAAGTGGGGTCATTTAAATACGTTCTTAGAAAACTAGCTAacaatttttgtaaattatgaataataaaaaaaaaatctattatgATGATAGCAATTTTCATTACGTAGTAGTAAACATCCTTAATGTAATAGTGAAActataaatgaaaaatataatacaacCTAAATAGTCGTTTCTAAAAATGCAGGACTTGAcgtcaggaccaagaaatattttgaaagtacatCAACAAAGAAAGCCAAAATAGATGTTTTATGGACATTTTGAAAGTTATGACCAACTTAGTactaaattcttttttaataattagGCAATCTGGTAGTTCTACTTCTACCtcattagttaattatttacaAAGCAAAACTCGTGTATACACATAAGAATGGTACCACAAGAATACTGAAAATTTTCTCATAAATGATCACCATAAAGATACAAAAAACATCAAAGTTCACTTGCGCCTAGTTCTTCATTTAACAGTGAATTTTGTGGAAGATTTTCTGGTAAAAAGATAAGAAAGAGACTTGAAATTCACTAAAATTGGTAGAGTTGGTCATTCAATGATTTTCCAGCCATGGAAGAAGTACATGAATGAAATCTCTGACCATCCAGATATGATATATGAAGAATACAACAAGGCACCAAGTAACATGACACCAAAACCCAGAACCCATTTCCTTAAATTTCACAAGCTCAGGATAATAATAACATGATGGTAGATGTAATTAAACAGAATGCAAAACAGTACAAAAAACTTGAAGTTACATGATGAGAGACTGGAAACCACATAAACAAGAGCCAGACCTACACCTTGTCTCCATCTGATGCCAAAACCACAACCATATATTACAACACCAAATATACATCATCACCAAACCAACCATAAAACCATTACATTATGCAACATGTATAGCCTCAGCATATGCACCTATCCTTTTCCTTATCTCTTCTGGATTTGCACCCACAAGCTTGTCAATCTGAGTACCATTTTTCATCACCAAGAAAGTTGGCATTGCCTTTATCTCCAGTTTAGCAGCCACTTCCTAACATGAGAAAATGGATATCACAAAGAAGATATGTTTTAATACTCTCTCTTGGCTATTGATCAGAGACATAAATTATCGATATCATTATCATACCATCAGTTATTTTTATAGCATGATTCTCCTTTTTCGAAGGTCTTTGATGATTATCAATGCTACTCAGAGTAGAAGTTCACTGAAATGAGCATGATTGACACGCCCAACTGCTTGCTTGTCTATCTCTTAAAGCCTATGTTGGAAAGCTGCTATTTCATAATCAGAATCTAGGGACTGGAAACTAATAACCATATGCCCTACCAGTGTTTTAAAAAGCACGCAAGCAAGGTGCTTTGTTCCATAAAGCTTCACTCAGGAGTCGGGCACATGCTAAAGTGCACGACTGAAACCTTTTTTGCAAAGCCAGCACCTTAGCCTCTTTTCCTATATTTCCATTTAACTATCTAAGGTTATGaatgaaaaggaagaaaagcGACATCAATTATCATTGAAAAGAAGTTGCTGATATAGTCTAATACTCTGTTTAACACCTTCACCTGCAATAAATGAGTagatttctctatttttcactcGTTTTTTCTCCACTGACTTCCTCTTTCTAAACTCTGTTGGCTTCACCTTATAATCATTTGAATTGTAGAATCAAACCAACAACAAATGACCACCTATATGGTTAGTTATTAAACCAAATAATCTTAAGATACAATGACTTGTTTGCATTACttagaaaagaaatttgaaagcaTGGAGTCTGAAAAGCAGATAAGTTCCTAGTAATGACATATTTATCATAATTTTGGACATTTGGGCATGTTTGAGTGATTTTGAAGAAACATACATTCAATCaatcaaatatgattttcataccatcaaaattgattttgaccAATTAAAAGCATGTTATGGAGtgatttaatcattttaatcctttaaaaatcactcccaaacatgaCTTGTTACCTTAACCTCATCAACATCGACAGAGAGAAACAGAACATCTGGGTAGTTAAATGCCAGTTCTTCAAAGAATGGATTCATGGCAACCGAAGGCATACACCAAGAAGCAGTGAAGTGCACAACAACctagaaaaaaaatcacataGACAAATGAAAACTTGGAACTTCCATCTTAGTTAATTAGAACGACTAGTAAACcaatttcacctcaaaataGAGCAAATCTTTCATTATACCTCATAACCATTTCATCCAATCTGCACTATTCCTCAATTTCGATACAAACAAGAGAATAAAATTACTTTTCCAGTAGAAAAACTTCATGGGGGCTGCCCTCAGTTCATTGGCTTTGAAATAAGAAGGCAGATTAAAACGAGAAATCATTCATAATTCCATCAAATATTTTCGCAAATGAGCAAAGAACACATTcgaaaattattccaaaaaaaaaaaaaaaaaaagatgttcACAGCAAAGGAAGTGAGCTTCAAAAAGAGTACATACAAGAGAATCTTGATGAGTGGCCTTGGTCAAGTAGAAATTCCACGATTCCATTGATTCAATATTCACAACCCTAATCTGTCGCCACTGTTCTTGTTGCCCTTCCATCTCCACTTCAGCAACCCAGAATCTTGCCGAGTCCTTCAGCGATTGATAATGGGAATTTCGCTGTAATCCAAATGTTTGCGGGATCGATTAGAGGAGATAAAGGGTTGCTATGATTTTGGGTAGGAATCGGACCCCACTTCTTGATTTTATCTTATCCAAAttgtttgatttgatttgatttcgATTTGATTCTTCACTAGCTTCTTATGCAAGTTTTGAAATAGTAGCAAAAGATCTTCTTCCCCCTTGCATCATTCTCCACAAGTTTGTCTGGATTTCGTTATCGTTCTTTTGACTAATAATTAGCCCTTACTGGTTTCCAAAGTTTATCCTTTTCTGTACGGTTTGCATATAGGCTGTCGtgtcccttcttcttcttcgctttttacaaatgaaggaaatcaaacttTAGTCAATTATCACCATATTTGGCTGTCATGTTGCTTTCCTAAATTACTATAATTGTCATTTGAAGTGaatgaattaatttcttttttttttttttccttctaattttactgttgaaaatagggttattaACCTAGAAGCGTTAATGTAATTGTGTAAACCCCTAGGGTTTTCTACTATCTATTTATACAATGTGTCCCTATGTATTCGGTGTATCAtattaaaaagaataagaaaaagtcTCTATATTGTGatttttctccctgtactagaGTTTCCATATAACTGTATTGTTATTCTCTTccctacttttatttttaacatggtatcagagcttagGGACGAAACCCTAGCCGTTATGGAAGAGAACCAACTACAGTCGTCTTCTGCTAATGAATCTTCGAGTTTTGACATGAAAACTACTATTCGAGCGGCTATGAAGGAGTGTTTCAAGCAGCCCTACCGGAGTTACTTTCTGCCGTCCAGTTACAGTTGACGGAGAGTCCCTGTTAGTGAGAGCCGCCACACCAAACAGAAGCGTCGATCGAGCTCCTCCACGCATAACCCAGCCGAACCCGTGAAGGACAGACAGATCGCACACATCCGGTCGCAATCGGGTTATTCCGTGCTGAACCCAGGCAAACCCTCGAAGGTCAGACAGATCCACGCCGTCGCAGCCCTCTAGACCTTCGCAGACTTCCGCTCTAGTGGGTTTCGCGCCGACCTACTCTTCCATGACAGGTCCGTCCGTTTTGCAAGGAGTGGCGCCGAACACAACTTTTGCAGATCCGGTCCGCTCATTTTCTGCCCTAGGTATGTTCGACCAACGACGAGCCGGCGACCATCTCGAGCAGTCCAACCGGCTGGGGTCTTCACATATGTCGGCGACCTCCTTCTAGCCGGCGACCTCCTTCCAGCTGACAGTGGCGGCCCCGTTTCCAGCCGCTTTTAGTTTGACCCATTACCCAGACGATGTGAGACAACGGTTGGCTTATCTGCAACAACAAATTTCAGATTTGGATACGATGTTTAGTGCATATCCCCATCTAGTTCAACCAGTTTATTCAGAGAATCCAGTAAACTCGTTCCCTGTTTTGCCAAATGTTTCTTATTTATCTGATTCGATGGATTTCTTGTCGGAGAAAAGTTAATGACCAGAATTATTTCTCCTGGTCCCAATAAATCTGAATGACCTTGGAAAGGTGTCACAAGTTTGGGTACTTGACAGGGAAAATTCCAAAGCCAGCTCCAGGCGATCCACAAGAACAAATCTGGAAAGGAGAAGACTCGCTGTAACGTTCTGTTTTGGTGAATAGTATGGAACCTCAAATAGGAAGACCACTACTATATGTTGCAACCGCCAAGGATATTTGGGAGGCAGCACAAGATTTATACTCAAAAAGACAAAATGCCTCTCGACTATATACGCTCCACAAAAAGgtccatgaatgcaaacaaAGATCCATGGATGTTACTTCTTATTTTAACAAACTATCGATGTTGTGGCAAGAGATAGACCTGTGTCGAGAGATTGTCAAGAACTGTGCACAAGTGGGGCCCAATACTTGAAAATTAAAGAGGCAAACCGTGTTTACATGTTCTTGGCTAGATTAAATCCTAATTTGATGGTATCCGTAGTCGAATATTGGGCCAGCGCCTGACTCTTTCACTTAGAGAAGTCTACTCTGAAATACGGCTGGAAGAGGATCA encodes:
- the LOC120083568 gene encoding thioredoxin-like protein CXXS1, whose protein sequence is MEGQQEQWRQIRVVNIESMESWNFYLTKATHQDSLVVVHFTASWCMPSVAMNPFFEELAFNYPDVLFLSVDVDEVKEVAAKLEIKAMPTFLVMKNGTQIDKLVGANPEEIRKRIGAYAEAIHVA